TCCGTATAAGTCTGGCTCCAGAATACCGTACCCCAAGCTTTATTGAGTTTCTCCAACGTCTCGTACTTTTCTTTGAGCCATACCCGGAATGCGGCATGGTCGGCTTCGGCATAAAACACGTTTTTCTCGCAGTTAAATTCGTTATCGATCTGCCACCCTATAACCGAAGGATGGTCCTTGTAAGCGTTCACCATATTGCGCACGATTCGCTGGGAAAGCTCCCTGTATTTCGCGCTGGAATAATTGTAATGGCGGCGCATGCCATGCTTAATCAGCAGGCCTTCCTTCGTTGCATTCAGCACCTCTGGATATTTATGCGTCAGCCAAGCCGGCGGCGTTGCGGTAGGCGTACCCAGAATAACTCTCAGACCGTAACGATGCGCCAGGTCCATCACCCGCGTGAAAAAGGTAAAATCAAATACGCCTTCCTGCGGCTCGAGCATCGCCCAAGAAAATTCCGCCATCCGAATCACCGAGATATTCATCTCCCGCATGCGGCGGAAATCGTCTTCCCACAGCCCCTCCGGCCAATGCTCCGGATAATAACATACTCCTAATGTTAACTCGTCCATTTGAATCGACTTTGCCATTGCGACATCCTCCTTAGCGCATCTTGCTTCTACCTCCATTCTAGTGGACACCCGGGCAGAAGGATATGACAAAAAGATGCGAACTGTATTAAAATATTGTCATCAATCAACCCATTAGTTGCTGTATTATCTTCTACATGAAGATATCGTATAAAAATATTGCGTTGTTAAGAGGAGTTTCCAATGAAAGAACATATCTTCCTTCCCAAGCCGATTTTCCCTCGTCATATCTGCTTCCCCGACTTCATCGGCGGCTACAGCGAATTTCCGGAGCATGCCGTCAACCGGGAATTTGCCACTACCGAAAACAATCTGGACCGTTATTACAATTTGCATATTGTGCTAGGCGGCAAAGGTTATCTGCACACGGACAACATGACCTACGAGCTGACGCAAGGGCAAGGTTTTCTGTACGGACCCGGGCTTAGACAAACGTATCATTCGGATGCCCGGGATCCTTGGAGTATCCGGTGGGTGCATTTTTATGGCGCAAGGCCGGAGGAATTTTTGGACGGAAAGGGTCTCGATGAACCTTGGCTCTTTCATTTGCCCGATCTTGCTCCTGTTGAGGCCTTGATGGAACGCCTCCTTGAGCTTGGCAGAAGCTATGAAGTAGATGACGAGTACGCGGCTGCTTCCACGCTGTACGAGCTGCTCACCAGAATTCAGACTACCGCGAGTCAGCTTAACGTGTCCGTTCATCAAACCGCGGACAAAATCCGGGCGGCTGCCAATTACGTACGCGCCAACTGCAATCAGCCCTTTACCCTTGAGCAGGCGGCAGCGATTGCCGGGTACAGCTCCCATTATTTCAGCCGAAAATTTAATCAAACCTTTGGCAAATCCTTCTCCGACTTCCTGACCGAAGCGCGCATTTTGCGGGCGAAGCAGCTCCTTGCCTCAACGCGCTTATCGGTCAAGCTTATTGCGCTCGAAACCGGCTTTTCGCAGACCAGCTATTTCAGCAAATGCTTTCGGGACCAGGAAGGCATGACGCCGCTTCAATTCAGGGAAAGGCATCAAGCGTAAAAATATTTTTAAATACCACTTGACTTGTCGGAATTATGGGGTTAATATCAATCCATAATCCTTCAACGTTCATTCTTTTAACGTTGAACTAATTGGATAAAGCCGATTGGATAACCAAAGGCCCAACTCACGTACCTGATCACGGGACGTCTGTTGCGGCCTTTTTTTTCTTCTTCGGATGCTTTCGAAGTAAGATTCATCACGAGTCGCTCTATAGGAGGTAACGAGAGAACAACATGGCAGATTTCATATCCCAAATGGAAGAAAACGATTGGCTGTTCAGGAGGATGGTCCGCAGATTCGTTAAGGAACGCGACAAAATATCCATCGAGGACATCGCCCTGCCCGGCTTCCTTATTCTCCGGAGCATTCAGCTGGGCGGCGCGCAAAAGCTTGGAGAGCTGGCGGAGCAGCTTGATCTGACCTCCGGCGCAATCACGGCGCTATGCGACAAGCTGGAAGCAAAAGGCTTCGCCGAGCGGCAGCGTCTGCAAGGCGACCGCAGGAACGTATGGCTGGACATTACGGAGGAAGGCCGGCAGCTGTTAGAACGGTATCCGGAGCTTGGCAAGCGTGGAGTCAGTCTCCTGTTCGGCAGCTTTAGCGAGGAAGAGCTCGCCTGCCAGAAGGAAATTTTCGAACGTATTTATGCCAATCTGGAAGGCTTCTCGGAGCGCTATATGGCAATGGTCAAGGAATACGAAGAGCAAAAGGCGGAAGAGAAAACGGATGAAAAACCAAAAAAGCCGCCTGTCGCCAAACCGAATCAAAATTATTTTCTGAATTATTAATCTATTTCGCAAATTCATTAAGCTAATGCTTACGAAGCATGAATGGCTTCACAATTCATTTTAGGAGTGTTGAGAATGGGACATCCCACTATTTATCCAACCGGAGCAACGGTTTATTTGCCTGAGAAGGCATGGAGCGGTTATACGATTTTCCAAGCGGCCAACGTTGGCGCCCTGTTGATTGATATGAGTGGCAAAGAAGTTCATTTGTGGAAAGGTCTGCGCGGCTTCCCGAACAAAATTTTGCCTGGCGGTTACGTGGTAGGCAGCACCAAGGAACGCGATCCGAAATACGGCTTCCAAGACGAAGCCGATCTGGTACAGGTGGACTGGAACGGCAATATCGTATGGAAATTCAACCGCCTCGAATACATAGAGGATCCGGGTTACGAGCCGGAGTGGATGGCGCGCGCGCATCATGATTACCAGCGCGAAGGCAATCCGGTTGGCTACTATGCTCCGGGACAGGAACCGCAGACAAACGGCGGACGCACCCTCATTCTTGCTCACCGCAACGTGACCAAGCCGGAGATCTCCGATAAATTGCTGCTCGACGACGTTATTCTCGAAGTGGACTGGGAAGGCAATATTCTGTGGCAATGGGCGGTAAGCGATCATTTCGAAGAGCTGGGCTTTGACGAAGCTGCGAAAAACGTGCTGTTCCGCGATCCTAACGGCCGTCACTTCGGCGGCAATACGGGCGGCGACTGGATGCATATCAACTCCGCGTCATGGGTAGGACCGAACAAATTTTACGATGCCGGCGACAAGCGCTTCCACCCGGACAACATTATCTGGGATGCGAGAGAATCCAATATTATCGCCATTACGGACCGCCAAACCGGCAAAATCGTCTGGCAGCTTGGCCCTGACTATTCGAAGCCGGAAGTCAAGCATCTGGGCTGGATTATCGGCCAGCATCATGCCCATATCATTCCGCAAGGCTTGCCTGGCGAAGGCAATCTGCTTGTATTCGATAACGGCGGCTGGGGCGGTTACGGTCTTCCGAACCCTGCATCTCCTTACGGCATCAAAAATGCAGTCCGCGATCATTCCCGTATTCTCGAGATCAATCCGGTCACACTCGAGATTGAATGGCAGTATACGCCAACGGAAGCCGGCTTTATGGCTCCGCTCGATTCCTATCGTTTCTACAGCCCGTACATCAGCTCCGCGCAGCGCCTGCCAAACGGCAATACGCTTATTACGGAAGGCGCCGACGGCCGGATTTTCGAGGTGACGAGCGAACATGAATTGGTGTGGGAGTACATCTCCCCTTACAAGAACAAAATCAACGCCAACATGGTCTACCGAGCTTACCGCGTCCCTTACGAGTGGATACCTCAGCTCGAGAAGCCCGTTGAAGAAGCGATTGTTCCGCTCGACGTTGCCGACTACCGGGTGCCGGGCGCCGCGGCAAGAGGAACCGGTTCGGTTGTGGAAGTCGTAGGTACCGGAGAGTACGGCGAAGGCGCATTCTGCGTCGCGACCGTCGAAGAAAACCCAAGCACGGCCGAATCCGGAGAAGAAAGCTGAGGGGATGTTCGATGAAAAAGTTCGGTATTCTCGCAACGGTCCTGGCCGTTGCCTTCACCCTTGCCGCATGCGGCGGCAAGGATAATAAGCCGGCAGCGGCTGAAGCGAATTCGGCAAACAGCCAGCAGGCGGAAGCTGCTAATGATCCGATTAAGATTAAAATCGCCGACACGTCGACCAACCCGGTATTCCGCGTAGCGAAGAGCAAAGGCTTCCTCGAGAAATACGGCATTGATGCCGACATCATTACCTTCGCTACTCCTGCGGAGGGTATTAACTCCTTGTTCATCAAGCAGGCGGATATCGGCTGGGGCGCGGACTTCCCGTCGCTGAACGCGGTAAGCAAAGGCGAATTTTCGATTATTGCCGCGACAGGCACGGATACCGAGGCAGCCGCTGCCCAATGGAAGCTTTTTGTCCGGGATGAAATCCAGTCCCCTGCCGATTTAAAGGGTAAGAAGCTAAGCACCCTTCGCGGCACATTCCTCCCTTATTTGTGGGATGTTTACTTGAAGGATAACGGCGTAGCGGCTGGCGATACGAAAGAGATTGGGCAAGGCGGCTTCGACGAGGCTTACGTTGCGCTCAAAAAAGGCGAAATCGATGCCAGCTGGGTCGTAGGCGCTACGTTGATCGATAAGTTCAAAGCGATTGAAGGCGTGCACGAGCTCACCG
This region of Paenibacillus sp. JDR-2 genomic DNA includes:
- a CDS encoding helix-turn-helix domain-containing protein gives rise to the protein MKEHIFLPKPIFPRHICFPDFIGGYSEFPEHAVNREFATTENNLDRYYNLHIVLGGKGYLHTDNMTYELTQGQGFLYGPGLRQTYHSDARDPWSIRWVHFYGARPEEFLDGKGLDEPWLFHLPDLAPVEALMERLLELGRSYEVDDEYAAASTLYELLTRIQTTASQLNVSVHQTADKIRAAANYVRANCNQPFTLEQAAAIAGYSSHYFSRKFNQTFGKSFSDFLTEARILRAKQLLASTRLSVKLIALETGFSQTSYFSKCFRDQEGMTPLQFRERHQA
- a CDS encoding MarR family winged helix-turn-helix transcriptional regulator; protein product: MADFISQMEENDWLFRRMVRRFVKERDKISIEDIALPGFLILRSIQLGGAQKLGELAEQLDLTSGAITALCDKLEAKGFAERQRLQGDRRNVWLDITEEGRQLLERYPELGKRGVSLLFGSFSEEELACQKEIFERIYANLEGFSERYMAMVKEYEEQKAEEKTDEKPKKPPVAKPNQNYFLNY
- a CDS encoding aryl-sulfate sulfotransferase; amino-acid sequence: MGHPTIYPTGATVYLPEKAWSGYTIFQAANVGALLIDMSGKEVHLWKGLRGFPNKILPGGYVVGSTKERDPKYGFQDEADLVQVDWNGNIVWKFNRLEYIEDPGYEPEWMARAHHDYQREGNPVGYYAPGQEPQTNGGRTLILAHRNVTKPEISDKLLLDDVILEVDWEGNILWQWAVSDHFEELGFDEAAKNVLFRDPNGRHFGGNTGGDWMHINSASWVGPNKFYDAGDKRFHPDNIIWDARESNIIAITDRQTGKIVWQLGPDYSKPEVKHLGWIIGQHHAHIIPQGLPGEGNLLVFDNGGWGGYGLPNPASPYGIKNAVRDHSRILEINPVTLEIEWQYTPTEAGFMAPLDSYRFYSPYISSAQRLPNGNTLITEGADGRIFEVTSEHELVWEYISPYKNKINANMVYRAYRVPYEWIPQLEKPVEEAIVPLDVADYRVPGAAARGTGSVVEVVGTGEYGEGAFCVATVEENPSTAESGEES
- a CDS encoding ABC transporter substrate-binding protein; protein product: MKKFGILATVLAVAFTLAACGGKDNKPAAAEANSANSQQAEAANDPIKIKIADTSTNPVFRVAKSKGFLEKYGIDADIITFATPAEGINSLFIKQADIGWGADFPSLNAVSKGEFSIIAATGTDTEAAAAQWKLFVRDEIQSPADLKGKKLSTLRGTFLPYLWDVYLKDNGVAAGDTKEIGQGGFDEAYVALKKGEIDASWVVGATLIDKFKAIEGVHELTDMSKTSIRIGGTIIAPNSLIKDHPQAIANFLKALDETSKYIAANPDETADILFAETKQPKEATIRDLATNNWTVGFTQQSFDSLTNQKNYMVGAGIIQNDFNLADKLSLDGVQLAVPDQFTYKK